One genomic window of Gemmatimonadota bacterium includes the following:
- a CDS encoding nitrile hydratase accessory protein has translation MTDPQLPGGTYGPGDILPRDIPLGDDGSPVFAAPWEASAFALAVRLSGEGHFTWDEWTATLSEEIRAAQREGDPDLGDTYYMHWLRALERLCVERGLVSQEEASDRKDAWQRAYLKTPHGKPVELI, from the coding sequence ATGACAGACCCACAACTGCCCGGCGGTACGTATGGGCCGGGGGACATCCTGCCGAGGGACATCCCGCTGGGGGACGATGGATCGCCGGTGTTTGCCGCGCCGTGGGAGGCATCGGCGTTTGCACTCGCGGTGCGTCTCTCCGGCGAAGGTCACTTCACGTGGGACGAGTGGACCGCCACGCTGAGCGAGGAGATACGGGCGGCACAGCGGGAGGGCGACCCCGACCTGGGCGATACCTATTACATGCACTGGCTCCGGGCCCTGGAGCGCCTCTGCGTAGAACGCGGGCTCGTGTCGCAGGAGGAGGCGTCCGACCGCAAGGACGCGTGGCAAAGGGCGTATCTCAAGACTCCGCACG